One Excalfactoria chinensis isolate bCotChi1 chromosome 19, bCotChi1.hap2, whole genome shotgun sequence genomic window carries:
- the MDH2 gene encoding malate dehydrogenase, mitochondrial translates to MLSRLARPTAVLCRGLATSAQNNAKVAVLGASGGIGQPLSLLLKNSPLVSRLTLYDIAHTPGVAADLSHIETRANVKGFLGPEQLPECLKGCDVVVIPAGVPRKPGMTRDDLFNTNASIVATLTTACAKHCPEAMICIISNPVNSTIPITSEVFKKHGVYNPNRIFGVTTLDIVRANTFVAELKGLDPARVSVPVIGGHAGKTIIPLISQCTPKVDFPQDQLEKLTGRIQEAGTEVVKAKAGAGSATLSMAYAGARFVFSLVDAMNGKEGVIECSFVRSEETESPYFSTPLLLGKNGIEKNLGIGKITPFEEKMVAEAMAELKASIKKGEDFAKNFK, encoded by the exons ATGCTGTCCCGTCTCGCTCGTCCCACCGCTGTGCTGTGCCGTGGCCTGGCCACCAGCGCCCAG aacAATGCCaaggtggcagtgctgggagcatcAGGAGGGATTGGGCAgcctctctcccttctcttgAAGAACAGCCCGCTGGTGAGCAGGCTCACCCTTTATGATATTGCACACACTCCTGGTGTTGCAGCTGACCTCAGTCACATTGAGACAAGAGCAAATGTTAAAG GTTTCCTGGGACCTGAGCAGTTGCCAGAATGTTTGAAGGGCTGTGATGTTGTAGTGATTCCTGCAGGAGTCCCTCGGAAGCCAG GTATGACCCGTGATGACTTGTTCAACACCAATGCTAGCATTGTTGCTACTTTAACAACTGCCTGTGCAAAGCACTGTCCAGAAGCCATGATCTGTATCATTTCCAACCCG GTAAATTCAACCATCCCCATAACttcagaagttttcaagaaGCATGGTGTGTATAATCCTAACAGAATCTTTGGTGTAACAACGCTGGACATTGTAAGAGCAAATACTTTTGTGGCTGAACTCAAG GGTTTGGATCCAGCTCGAGTAAGCGTTCCAGTTATTGGTGGCCATGCAGGGAAAACCATCATCCCTCTGATCTCCCAG tGCACACCGAAAGTGGATTTCCCTCAGGATCAACTGGAAAAGCTTACAGGGAGAATTCAAGAAGCTGGCACTGAAGTTGTGAAAGCTAAAGCAGGAGCAG GATCTGCCACCTTGTCTATGGCCTATGCTGGTGCTCGGTTTGTGTTCTCTCTGGTGGATGCCATGAATGGAAAGGAAGGAGTTATTGAATGTTCCTTTGTTCGCTCGGAAGAGACAGAGAGCCCATACTTCTCTAcacctctgctgctggga AAAAATGGAATTGAGAAGAACCTGGGCATTGGCAAGATCACCCCCTTTGAAGAGAAGATGGTTGCTGAGGCCATGGCTGAGCTGAAGGCTTCCATTAAGAAAGGAGAGGATTTTGCAAAGAACTTCAAGTGA
- the STYXL1 gene encoding serine/threonine/tyrosine-interacting-like protein 1, protein MAGVLLCEPTELYNILNQHRRFPRLSEPNYLILLDARTLREYNESHIITARRIEQGPTGEYLVPDSEELACVRYCVVYDCSTSSLDFSDSEEEEKEKDAEERTAAQHARSLQQFTRHPVLVLKGGYRRFSASYHFLRTQKLLWMPQELDNFQPYPVEILPGRLYMGNFRQACNQQIQKDLKIKAQVNISEQPAMLSAEEGKYLHVSVPDSLEADLFSSFPTICHFIDAQLDLGAVLVFSSLGISRSSTIIMAYLMHSFQFSLKKAWDYVLKCKTNVRPQRGFVKQLSDWEAQIYGTTITDVSEPNY, encoded by the exons ATGGCGGGCGTGCTGCTCTGCGAGCCCACCGAGCTCTACAACATCCTCAACCAGCACCGCCGCTTCCCCAGGCTGTCCGAGCCCAACTACCTCATCCTGCTGG atGCCCGCACTCTTCGTGAGTACAATGAAAGCCACATTATTACAGCACGCAGGATTGAACAG GGCCCTACAGGGGAGTATCTGGTGCCAGATTCAGAGGAACTGGCATGTGTCAGATACTGCGTGGTGTATGACTGCTCAACCAGCTCTTTGGACTTCTCTGActctgaggaagaggaaaaagagaaag ATGCTGAGGAAAGAACTGCTGCCCAACATGCCAGAAGCTTACAGCAGTTCACCCGCCACCCGGTGCTTGTCCTGAAGGGAGGATACAGACGTTTCTCAGCTTCCTATCACTTTCTGAGGACTCAGAAGTTACTGTGGATGCCTCAG GAACTCGACAACTTCCAGCCATACCCTGTAGAAATACTGCCTGGAAGGTTATACATGGGCAATTTCAGGCAGGCCTGCAACCAACAAATTCAGAAAGATTTGAAGATCAAAGCACAAGTCAACATTTCTGAACAGCCTGCAATGCT GTCGGCAGAAGAAGGCAAATACCTCCATGTATCTGTTCCAGATTCACTTGAAGCggatcttttttcttcctttcctaccATTTGTCATTTCATTG ACGCCCAGCTGGATCTCGGAGCAGTGCTGGTGTTCTCTAGCCTGGGGATAAGCCGGAGCAGCACAATAATCATGGCCTATCTCATGCATTCCTTCCAGTTTTCCCTGAAG aaagcttGGGACTAtgttctgaaatgcaaaacGAACGTGAGGCCACAGCGGGGCTTCGTGAAACAGCTTTCAGACTGGGAGGCTCAGATCTATGGGACCACCATCACTGATGTCTCTGAACCCAATTACTGA
- the TMEM120A gene encoding transmembrane protein 120A, which yields MASVTECLREWEELQDGFQRIQDNHRLYKQKLEELTKLQDGISSCITRQKKRLKELSLSLKKCKTHVGSEQRESIQEIQSLIKERQNVFFEMEAYLPKKNGLYLSLVLGNVNVTLLSKQAKFAYKDEYEKFKLYLTILLLIVSFSCRFLLNSRVTDSAFNFLLVWYYCTLTIRESILINNGSKIKGWWVFHHYISTFLSGVMLTWPDGLMYQMFRNQFLSFSMYQSFVQFLQYYYQSGCLYRLRALGERHNMDLTVEGFQSWMWRGLTFLLPFLFFGHFWQLYNAVTLFRMLQHPECKEWQVLMCGLPFFVLFLGNFFTTLRVVHQKFQNQSKDTKRD from the exons ATGGCTTCGGTCACCGAGTGCCTGCGGGAgtgggaggagctgcaggacgGCTTCCAGCGCATCCAG GACAACCACAGGCTGTACAAGCagaagctggaggagctgaCCAAGCTGCAGGACGGGATCTCCAGCTGCATCACACGGCAGAAGAAGCGGCTGAAGGAGCTTTCCTTGTCCCTCAAGAA ATGCAAAACCCACGTGGGTTCCGAACAGCGAGAGTCCATCCAGGAGATCCAGAGCCTGATCAAAGAGAGACAGAATGTTTTCTTCGAGATGGAGGCCTACCTGCCAAAGAAGAACGG GTTGTACCTGAGTCTGGTGCTTGGGAACGTGAACGTCACGCTGCTCAGCAAGCAGGCCAA GTTTGCTTATAAAGATGAGTACGAGAAGTTCAAGCTTTACCTCACCATCCTCTTGCTCATCGTGTCCTTCTCCTGTCGGTTCCTTCTAAACTCCAG GGTGACAGATTCTGCCTTTAACTTCCTCCTGGTGTGGTATTACTGCACGCTGACCATCCGGGAGAGCATCCTGATCAACAACGGATCCAA AATCAAGGGCTGGTGGGTTTTCCATCACTACATCTCCACGTTCCTCTCAGGTGTGATGCTGACCTG GCCGGATGGGCTCATGTACCAGATGTTCAGGAACCAGTTCCTCTCCTTCTCCATGTACCAAA GCTTCGTGCAGTTCCTCCAGTACTATTACCAGAGCGGGTGCTTGTACCGGCTCCGAGCGCTGGGCGAGAGGCACAACATGGACCTCACTGTGG AGGGCTTCCAGTCCTGGATGTGGAGAGGCCTCACCTTcctgcttcccttcctcttctttggGCAC ttCTGGCAGCTCTACAATGCCGTCACCCTGTTCCGGatgctgcagcacccagagtGCAAGGAGTGGCAG GTCCTCATGTGCGGCCTCCCCTTCTTCGTCCTCTTCCTGGGGAACTTCTTCACCACCCTTCGTGTTGTGCACCAGAAGTTTCAGAACCAGAGCAAAGACACAAAGCGGGACTGA